In the Methanoculleus taiwanensis genome, CGGCCGTGCACATGATGACCTTTGCACCGGGATCTGCGGTCTTTATCGCCTTTAACGCCTCGATACCGTTCACTTTGGGCATAACGACGTCCATGGTCACGAGATCGGGCTTGAGTTCCTGGTACTTTGCGATAGCCTCGGCACCGTCACCGGCTTCGCCGACGATATCGTGTCCGCCCGTGAAAAGAATATTCTTCAGAAGCGTCCGCATGAACATCGTGTCGTCTACAATCAGAATCCTTCCCATTGCGCACCTTGTTCAGTATTTGTGTAGTACGCTATATAGACCTTATTATTCCGTAACTACCGAGAAATTAGTTTGTTGAAGATTTTACCGCATCGGAGATGTGACGGACGCCCTTTGCGGTCAGCTGGATCTCTTTTCTGACACAGATGACCTCGGCGACACCGAGCGAGAGGAGCTTTTCATAGATTGCATCGAGCTCTTTCTGGGAGATCTGGAGCATATTCTCTATGGCGTGCGAATCCATCCCACTGTAGACCAGCATCGCAACCTGTGCCGTAACCGGGTCGAGCGCTTCGGCGGGCTCGGAGTCCTGCGTGGCCTCTTTTAAGAAATTATACAGAACCTGCAGCGTCGTGAGCGGGCAGAGGACGAAACTCGTCACCACCTCGTTATCGATGAGGTGATCGATCTTGACCACATCGAGTTCCTTCTCCTGGATCTCGCGTGACGTAAGACTGATGCTCGCCACCTCCCCGAGGGGAATGCAGACCTGCTTATTCGGGCTTACAAACCAGATCCCGGTCTTGAGGACGGCAATAGCACCCTTCTCCCACTGGGCGTTCTGAACCAGCACGCCTCCTCGTATCGCCGGCGACATGAAGAATGCGTTCAGCCGGTAGGCGCTGCAGGACATGATGACGAACTTCTTCACAACCTCGAGGACTTTATCGACGGATGCTATCCGATACGTCCGTTCGGATTCGCCGCCGGTCGTTATGGAGACCTGATTCTTCTTCTGCTCGAGGTCGACTATCGATTTATAAAGGATCTCCGCCGAGACGGGCGCCCCGATCGTGATCCGATCTTCTGCGATGCCCATCCGGGTAGGGACCCACGCCCCTTCATGTTCAACCTTAATCGGAACTTCCTTCATAGCATCCA is a window encoding:
- a CDS encoding CheF family chemotaxis protein; its protein translation is MKEVPIKVEHEGAWVPTRMGIAEDRITIGAPVSAEILYKSIVDLEQKKNQVSITTGGESERTYRIASVDKVLEVVKKFVIMSCSAYRLNAFFMSPAIRGGVLVQNAQWEKGAIAVLKTGIWFVSPNKQVCIPLGEVASISLTSREIQEKELDVVKIDHLIDNEVVTSFVLCPLTTLQVLYNFLKEATQDSEPAEALDPVTAQVAMLVYSGMDSHAIENMLQISQKELDAIYEKLLSLGVAEVICVRKEIQLTAKGVRHISDAVKSSTN
- a CDS encoding response regulator codes for the protein MGRILIVDDTMFMRTLLKNILFTGGHDIVGEAGDGAEAIAKYQELKPDLVTMDVVMPKVNGIEALKAIKTADPGAKVIMCTAVGQEQMVKLAIKSGARGYIVKPFQAPKVLEEVKSVLSA